From Pontibacter actiniarum, a single genomic window includes:
- a CDS encoding glutamine synthetase III has protein sequence MAILRFKALELASQRKPGEVVLPSHKISDYFGENVFSKAALRSTMSSENYKRLLRTIESGEKVDRDLADAVAAAMKTWAMSKGATHYTHWFQPLTGATAEKHDSFFDLSGDGEAIESFKGSALVQQEPDASSFPSGGIRNTFEARGYSAWDPSSPAFLIENAGTKTLCIPTIFVSYTGEALDYKTPLLKSLKLLNDAAVPVCQYFDKEVNKVSTTLGIEQEYFLVDKALYEARPDLVISGRTLFGHSPAKGQQLEDHYFGSIPGRVHAFMVDFEKTALRLGIPLRTRHNEVAPNQFECAPTFEDANLAVDHNQLLMDIMDRVAERHNFKVLLHEKPFKGVNGSGKHNNWAMSTNTGVNLLGPGKKPKENLQFLTFFINTIMAVHKHADLLRASIASASNDHRLGANEAPPAIVSVFIGQQLTAVLDEFERTSKVPMEKGDNMYLKLGIDRIPEVLRDNTDRNRTSPFAFTGNKFEFRAVGSSANTSSPMTVLNTIVADQLQEYRKSVDELIESGMKKELAIIQILREYVAASKAIRFEGNGYSKEWEEEAERRGLSNIKSTPRALDVYEREEVKEVFTKHGIFTEVELEARHEILLEEYIKKIQIESRVMGDLAVNHVIPTAIDYQNKLIQNIRGLKDLGLEDEYTQSTIEAIKKMSQHISTIQKNVNKMIDARKIANKIENARERAIAYNEEVFNYFDTIRYSVDKLELMVDDEDWPLVKYRELLFRH, from the coding sequence ATGGCAATTTTAAGATTCAAAGCGCTGGAGCTAGCTAGCCAGCGTAAACCAGGAGAGGTCGTACTGCCTTCTCACAAGATTTCAGATTACTTCGGCGAAAACGTGTTTAGCAAGGCTGCGCTGCGCTCCACCATGTCGTCTGAGAACTACAAGCGCCTGCTGCGCACCATCGAATCGGGCGAGAAAGTGGACCGTGACCTGGCGGATGCCGTGGCTGCTGCCATGAAGACGTGGGCCATGAGCAAAGGCGCCACGCATTACACGCACTGGTTCCAGCCCCTGACGGGTGCCACAGCCGAGAAGCACGACTCCTTTTTTGACCTTTCCGGTGACGGCGAGGCGATCGAGAGCTTCAAAGGCAGCGCCCTGGTGCAGCAGGAGCCCGATGCTTCCTCCTTCCCGAGCGGCGGTATCCGCAACACGTTTGAGGCCCGTGGCTACAGCGCCTGGGATCCGTCTTCTCCGGCTTTCCTGATTGAGAACGCCGGCACCAAAACGCTTTGTATCCCGACTATCTTCGTGTCTTACACCGGTGAGGCACTGGACTATAAAACACCACTTCTGAAGTCGCTGAAGCTGCTGAACGACGCCGCTGTGCCGGTTTGCCAGTACTTCGATAAAGAGGTGAACAAGGTAAGCACAACGCTCGGTATTGAGCAGGAGTATTTCCTGGTAGACAAAGCCTTGTACGAGGCGCGTCCTGACTTAGTGATTTCCGGTCGTACGCTGTTTGGCCACTCACCTGCCAAAGGGCAGCAGCTGGAGGACCACTACTTCGGAAGCATACCGGGCCGCGTGCACGCCTTTATGGTTGATTTCGAGAAAACCGCCCTGCGCCTGGGTATTCCGCTCAGAACGCGCCACAACGAGGTGGCCCCGAACCAGTTTGAGTGCGCGCCTACCTTCGAGGACGCCAACCTGGCGGTAGACCACAACCAGCTGCTCATGGATATCATGGACCGCGTGGCAGAGCGCCACAACTTTAAAGTGCTGCTGCACGAGAAGCCGTTTAAAGGCGTAAACGGCAGCGGTAAACACAATAACTGGGCCATGAGCACCAACACCGGGGTTAACCTGCTGGGGCCGGGCAAGAAGCCGAAGGAGAACCTGCAGTTCCTGACCTTCTTCATCAACACCATTATGGCTGTGCACAAGCATGCTGACCTGCTGCGCGCTTCTATCGCCTCTGCCAGCAACGACCACCGCCTGGGAGCGAACGAAGCCCCTCCGGCCATTGTGTCCGTGTTTATCGGGCAGCAACTGACGGCAGTGCTGGACGAGTTTGAGCGCACCTCGAAAGTGCCGATGGAGAAAGGCGACAACATGTACCTGAAGCTGGGCATCGACCGCATTCCGGAAGTGCTGCGCGACAACACCGACCGCAACCGTACTTCTCCGTTTGCCTTTACAGGTAATAAGTTTGAGTTCCGTGCGGTGGGTTCTTCCGCCAACACCTCGTCTCCCATGACGGTGTTGAACACCATTGTGGCAGACCAGCTGCAGGAGTACCGTAAGTCTGTGGATGAGCTGATCGAGAGCGGCATGAAAAAAGAGCTCGCGATCATCCAGATTCTGCGTGAGTACGTGGCCGCTTCTAAAGCAATCCGCTTTGAGGGCAACGGCTACTCCAAGGAGTGGGAAGAGGAAGCGGAGCGCCGCGGGCTGTCAAACATCAAGTCCACACCGCGTGCCCTGGATGTATATGAGCGTGAGGAAGTGAAAGAAGTGTTCACTAAGCACGGCATCTTTACAGAGGTGGAGCTGGAGGCGCGCCATGAGATTCTGCTGGAGGAGTACATCAAAAAGATCCAGATCGAATCGCGCGTGATGGGCGACCTGGCAGTGAACCACGTGATTCCGACAGCCATTGATTACCAGAACAAGCTGATCCAGAACATCCGCGGCCTGAAGGACCTGGGGCTGGAGGATGAGTACACGCAGAGCACGATCGAGGCGATCAAGAAAATGTCGCAGCACATCTCCACCATTCAGAAGAATGTGAACAAGATGATCGATGCGCGCAAGATTGCCAACAAAATCGAGAACGCACGTGAGCGCGCCATTGCCTATAACGAGGAGGTCTTCAACTACTTTGATACAATCCGTTACAGCGTAGATAAGCTGGAACTGATGGTGGACGATGAGGACTGGCCACTGGTGAAGTACCGTGAGCTCCTGTTCCGCCACTAA
- a CDS encoding DUF6728 family protein, whose protein sequence is MKKGMFDMSEVATYFFRKKDPRRKTNFNLRTMHTINKISMLMFLAGVIYFIATHI, encoded by the coding sequence ATGAAGAAGGGAATGTTTGACATGTCGGAGGTAGCAACGTACTTTTTCCGCAAAAAAGACCCCAGGCGCAAGACGAACTTTAACCTGCGCACCATGCACACCATCAATAAAATATCAATGTTGATGTTCCTGGCTGGCGTCATCTATTTTATCGCCACGCACATCTAA
- a CDS encoding asparagine synthetase B yields the protein MLLLLQVPAWASTILIPMDEAQKDHLKSYGAAYWVLGKNVPVDWLLNYRGGSFAFNHLPQLENELIVRGVSYTVISDAQYNGILTEISDPEANMDIMKLEKVPKVAVYSPKSKMPWDDAVTLVLTYAEIPYDVIYDKEIIQGELPKYDWLHLHHEDFTGQYGKFYASYRHYPWYQEQQREAEESASELGFKKVSQLKLAVVNQIKDFTAGGGFLFAMCSATDTYDIALAAEGLDIVEAMFDGDAADPNAQQQLDYGKTFAFRDFTISRNPLEYEYSNIDVQPQERPVSEANDYFQLFTFSAKWDPIPTMLTQNHVKTIKGFMGQTTAFRKGLVKPEVVVMGENKELGEIRYMHGTYGRGTWTFYSGHDPEDYQHLVGEDPTDLALHPNSPGYRLILNNILFPAAKKKKQKT from the coding sequence ATGTTGCTGTTGCTGCAAGTGCCCGCCTGGGCCAGCACAATTCTGATCCCGATGGACGAGGCACAGAAAGACCACCTGAAGTCCTATGGCGCTGCCTACTGGGTGCTGGGCAAGAACGTACCCGTCGACTGGCTGCTGAACTACCGTGGCGGCAGCTTTGCCTTTAACCACCTGCCGCAGCTCGAGAACGAACTGATCGTGCGGGGCGTGAGCTACACTGTTATCTCAGATGCGCAGTACAACGGCATCCTGACCGAGATAAGCGACCCGGAGGCGAATATGGATATCATGAAGCTGGAGAAGGTGCCCAAAGTAGCGGTATACTCTCCGAAATCTAAAATGCCCTGGGACGACGCCGTGACGCTCGTGCTCACCTACGCGGAGATCCCCTACGACGTGATCTATGACAAAGAGATTATCCAGGGTGAGCTCCCGAAGTATGACTGGCTGCACCTGCACCACGAAGACTTTACCGGCCAATACGGCAAGTTCTACGCCAGCTACCGCCATTACCCCTGGTACCAGGAGCAGCAGCGCGAGGCAGAGGAGTCTGCCTCAGAGCTCGGCTTTAAGAAGGTCTCGCAGCTAAAGCTGGCGGTAGTGAACCAGATCAAAGACTTTACTGCCGGCGGCGGCTTCCTGTTTGCCATGTGCTCGGCCACCGACACCTATGATATTGCCCTGGCCGCAGAAGGCCTGGATATTGTAGAGGCGATGTTTGACGGCGACGCCGCTGACCCAAACGCACAGCAACAGCTCGACTACGGCAAGACCTTTGCCTTCCGGGACTTTACAATATCGCGCAACCCGCTGGAGTATGAGTACTCAAACATTGATGTGCAGCCGCAGGAGCGCCCTGTGTCGGAGGCGAACGACTACTTTCAGCTGTTTACCTTCTCCGCCAAGTGGGACCCTATCCCGACTATGCTCACGCAAAACCACGTCAAGACCATCAAAGGCTTTATGGGGCAGACGACGGCTTTCCGGAAGGGCCTGGTAAAGCCAGAGGTAGTGGTCATGGGCGAGAATAAGGAGCTGGGCGAGATACGCTACATGCACGGCACCTACGGGCGCGGCACCTGGACCTTCTACAGCGGCCACGACCCGGAGGACTATCAGCACCTTGTCGGCGAAGACCCCACTGACCTGGCGCTTCACCCGAATTCCCCCGGCTACAGGCTTATACTTAACAACATTCTTTTCCCGGCGGCCAAGAAGAAAAAACAGAAAACCTAG
- the mtaB gene encoding tRNA (N(6)-L-threonylcarbamoyladenosine(37)-C(2))-methylthiotransferase MtaB yields the protein MKKVAFYTLGCKLNYSETSTIGRIFQERGFEKVEFTDTPDIYVINTCSVTDNADKKCRKIVKEAQKHSPNAFITIVGCYAQLKPKEISEIPGVDAVLGAAEKFQLVDILETFEKKESAQVYASPISEANTFHNSYSFGDRTRTFLKVQDGCDYSCTFCTIPLARGNSRSDSIANVVRSANEIAESGVKEIVLTGVNTGDFGLQEGKRVESFHELVQALDKVEGIERFRISSIEPNLLKDEIIEYVATSERFMPHFHVPLQSGSNKILKLMRRRYQRELYADRVAKIKSLMPHCCIGVDVIVGFPGETEEDFLETYNFINELDVSYLHVFPYSERENTLAPDMAGKVSIKDRNRRADMLRILSEKKKRHFYEQNIGREFTVLFEDDVKDGQMEGWTENYVRVVAKYDPVLVNETKHVRLTNLDANGLMEAEETYQELLKH from the coding sequence ATGAAAAAAGTAGCTTTTTATACCTTAGGATGTAAGCTTAACTACTCCGAAACCAGCACCATCGGGCGTATTTTCCAGGAGCGCGGGTTTGAGAAGGTGGAGTTTACCGATACACCGGATATCTACGTCATCAATACGTGCTCTGTAACGGATAACGCAGACAAGAAATGCCGGAAGATTGTGAAGGAGGCCCAGAAGCATTCGCCCAACGCCTTCATCACCATTGTGGGCTGCTATGCCCAGCTGAAGCCAAAGGAAATCTCTGAGATTCCGGGGGTGGACGCCGTGCTGGGTGCCGCCGAGAAATTTCAGTTGGTGGACATCCTGGAGACCTTCGAAAAGAAAGAGTCGGCGCAGGTGTACGCCAGCCCGATTTCAGAGGCCAACACCTTCCACAACTCCTACTCCTTCGGCGACCGCACCCGTACCTTCCTGAAAGTACAGGACGGCTGCGACTACTCCTGCACCTTCTGCACCATTCCGCTGGCACGCGGCAACAGCCGCTCCGACAGCATAGCCAATGTGGTTAGGTCTGCCAACGAAATTGCCGAATCGGGCGTGAAAGAGATCGTGCTGACAGGGGTGAACACCGGTGACTTCGGCCTGCAGGAGGGCAAGCGCGTGGAGTCGTTTCACGAGTTGGTGCAGGCGCTGGACAAGGTGGAGGGCATCGAGCGCTTCCGCATCTCCTCCATTGAGCCTAACCTCTTAAAGGATGAGATTATAGAGTACGTAGCCACAAGTGAGCGTTTTATGCCGCACTTCCACGTACCGCTGCAGTCCGGGTCGAACAAAATACTGAAGCTGATGCGCCGCCGCTACCAGCGCGAGCTGTACGCTGACCGCGTGGCCAAAATAAAATCGCTGATGCCGCACTGCTGCATTGGCGTGGATGTGATTGTGGGCTTCCCGGGCGAGACCGAAGAAGACTTCCTGGAGACCTACAACTTTATAAACGAGCTGGATGTGAGCTACCTGCACGTTTTCCCATACTCTGAGCGCGAAAACACGCTGGCCCCGGACATGGCGGGCAAGGTAAGTATAAAAGACCGCAACCGCCGCGCCGACATGCTCCGCATCCTGTCAGAGAAGAAAAAGCGCCATTTCTACGAGCAGAACATCGGCCGTGAGTTTACCGTGCTCTTCGAGGATGACGTGAAAGACGGGCAGATGGAAGGCTGGACGGAAAACTACGTGCGCGTGGTGGCCAAGTATGACCCTGTGCTGGTAAACGAGACAAAACACGTGCGGCTGACAAACTTAGACGCCAACGGCCTGATGGAAGCCGAAGAAACTTACCAGGAGCTGCTCAAGCATTAG
- a CDS encoding OmpH family outer membrane protein yields the protein MKVLKMTLGLAAASAMLVACNQTPNNNTAANVETAAGSPDIVYVNSDSLLANYDYFKDVRDRLQTKAEQKEKDLRAQAESFQKEVQRFQQNAAGMSQQQAESTQQRLMQKQQQLQALQQSSGNELVSEESEEMKKIYDRVEEYLKQLSNEEGYKMVLTYQRGNSAILYGDSTLDITEQVVAALNKTYESEKAETATEKKEEKK from the coding sequence GTGAAAGTTTTAAAGATGACATTAGGTTTGGCCGCAGCCTCCGCCATGCTGGTAGCTTGCAACCAAACCCCGAACAACAACACAGCCGCCAACGTTGAAACCGCTGCAGGTTCGCCGGATATAGTTTACGTGAACTCTGACTCGCTGCTGGCCAACTACGACTACTTTAAAGACGTGCGCGACCGCCTGCAGACAAAGGCAGAGCAGAAAGAGAAAGACCTGCGTGCCCAGGCCGAGTCTTTCCAGAAAGAAGTGCAGCGCTTTCAGCAGAACGCCGCCGGCATGTCGCAGCAGCAGGCAGAAAGCACACAGCAGCGCCTGATGCAGAAGCAGCAGCAACTGCAGGCGCTTCAGCAGAGCTCCGGCAACGAGCTGGTATCGGAAGAGTCTGAGGAGATGAAGAAGATCTACGACCGCGTGGAAGAGTACCTGAAGCAGCTGAGCAATGAGGAAGGCTACAAAATGGTGCTGACTTACCAGCGTGGCAACAGCGCGATCCTGTACGGTGACTCTACCCTTGATATCACTGAGCAGGTAGTTGCAGCCCTGAACAAAACCTACGAGTCTGAGAAGGCCGAAACAGCAACAGAGAAGAAAGAAGAAAAGAAGTAA
- a CDS encoding LTA synthase family protein has product MKKRILFQPLYFLFWMLYFIVARAIFLIYHLEQSADLTSGEVLNTFLYGLRLDASFAAYISILPFLLALLSLVWQRLQAATAVRYYTIGLLALLSALLSVDLELYSHWGFRLDASPLQYITSPAEMAASTAGAPLFLLFLVTLAIAVAFTFLYRRAFDLRHFKQYFNRWAASGLALLYAALLVLPLRGGWQQIPINQSVVYFSDKPFANHAGLNMPWNLMHALLKYEKSSHNPYQYMPEQEAKERVQQLYAAASVDSSQHLLRTERPNVLFIILESYTAKFIESLGGERGVTPNLDRLAREGVNFTNIYAAGDRSEKGMVALLSGYPVQTTTSIIKYPQKTEKLPQLSQVFEQQGYSTSYYYGGELEFANIKSFLRNGGYDRLIDKYDFDPSTYNSKWGAHDHVLFERVLQDLKQEEQPFFSTVYTLSSHEPFEIPIPTKFPGTDEEAKFRNSVYYTDWALGKFIAEAKQQAWWDNTLVVIAADHGHPLPGGDPNHVPRKYRIPFILTGGALAKGGMQETGLGSQTDIAATLLAQLRLPHSDFKWSRNLLAPTSSPFAFYVFNDGFGYITPSGTLAFDNVAQKAILTEGAVSEEQVQNGKAYMEYSFEDFVKK; this is encoded by the coding sequence GTGAAAAAACGCATTTTATTTCAACCCCTGTACTTCCTGTTCTGGATGCTGTACTTTATAGTAGCCCGAGCTATCTTTTTGATATATCACCTGGAACAAAGTGCTGACCTTACCTCCGGTGAGGTTCTGAACACGTTCCTCTACGGTCTGCGGCTGGACGCTTCCTTTGCCGCCTACATTAGTATACTTCCTTTCCTGCTGGCGCTGCTCTCCCTGGTGTGGCAGCGGCTACAGGCGGCCACAGCCGTACGATATTATACTATCGGGTTACTGGCCCTGCTGTCTGCCCTACTTTCGGTAGACCTGGAGCTTTACAGCCACTGGGGCTTCCGGCTGGATGCCTCTCCCCTGCAGTACATCACCTCCCCGGCCGAAATGGCCGCCTCTACCGCAGGTGCCCCCTTGTTCCTGCTCTTCCTCGTGACCCTGGCTATTGCCGTGGCGTTTACCTTTCTGTACCGCCGGGCCTTTGACCTGAGGCACTTTAAGCAGTACTTCAACCGCTGGGCGGCAAGCGGCCTAGCCTTGCTGTACGCGGCCCTGCTGGTGCTGCCACTGCGCGGCGGATGGCAGCAGATTCCCATCAACCAAAGCGTGGTGTACTTCTCTGACAAACCGTTTGCAAACCATGCGGGCCTGAACATGCCCTGGAACCTGATGCACGCGCTGCTCAAGTATGAAAAATCGTCGCACAACCCTTACCAGTACATGCCCGAACAGGAAGCGAAAGAGCGGGTGCAGCAGCTTTACGCAGCCGCTTCCGTAGATTCGTCGCAGCACCTGCTGCGCACGGAACGGCCGAATGTCCTGTTCATCATCCTGGAGAGCTACACCGCCAAGTTTATTGAGAGCCTGGGCGGCGAGCGGGGCGTAACGCCGAACCTCGACAGGCTGGCCAGGGAGGGCGTTAATTTCACAAACATCTATGCCGCCGGCGACCGCAGCGAAAAAGGCATGGTAGCCTTGCTGAGTGGCTACCCCGTGCAGACCACGACCTCTATTATCAAATACCCCCAAAAAACGGAAAAGCTGCCGCAGCTGAGCCAGGTGTTTGAGCAGCAGGGCTACAGCACCAGCTACTATTATGGCGGGGAGCTGGAATTTGCCAACATCAAATCGTTTCTGCGCAACGGCGGCTACGATAGGCTGATCGACAAGTATGACTTTGACCCGAGCACCTATAACTCCAAGTGGGGGGCACACGACCATGTGCTGTTCGAGCGCGTGCTGCAGGACCTGAAGCAGGAAGAGCAGCCTTTCTTTAGCACGGTTTATACTTTGAGCAGCCATGAACCCTTCGAAATACCGATCCCGACCAAGTTTCCGGGCACAGACGAGGAGGCGAAGTTCCGCAACAGCGTATACTATACGGACTGGGCGCTGGGTAAATTTATAGCGGAAGCCAAGCAACAGGCCTGGTGGGATAACACCCTCGTTGTGATTGCCGCAGACCACGGGCATCCGCTGCCGGGAGGCGACCCCAACCATGTGCCGCGCAAGTACAGAATACCGTTTATACTTACGGGCGGCGCACTGGCCAAAGGCGGCATGCAGGAAACAGGTTTGGGCAGCCAGACAGACATTGCCGCAACGCTGCTGGCCCAGCTCCGGCTGCCCCACTCAGACTTTAAGTGGAGCCGCAACCTGCTGGCACCAACCTCCTCTCCTTTTGCGTTCTATGTATTTAACGACGGCTTTGGCTATATAACCCCATCAGGCACACTGGCTTTTGACAACGTGGCACAGAAAGCCATTCTTACGGAGGGCGCTGTCTCCGAGGAGCAAGTACAAAACGGCAAGGCCTACATGGAGTATTCCTTTGAGGATTTCGTTAAGAAGTAA
- the ispG gene encoding (E)-4-hydroxy-3-methylbut-2-enyl-diphosphate synthase, with translation MNKSYSPSLVEYKRRKTRVVNIGGVPVGGDNPIRVQSMTTVDTMDTMGSVEQCIRMIEAGCEYIRITAPSIKEAENLQNIKEELHKQGYSVPLIADIHFTPNAAEVAARIVEKVRVNPGNYADKKKFQVIEYDDVSYQAELDRIRERFVPLVRICQEHGTAMRIGTNHGSLSDRILSRYGDTPLGMVESALEFIRICEAEGYYDIVISMKASNTQVMVQAYRLLVQKLEEEGLQPYPLHLGVTEAGEAEDGRIKSAVGIGTLLEDGLGDTVRVSLTEAPEAEAPVAQALIDRYTHRAAKAQPIKPICNVPIDPFQYHRREAVEVENLGGLNVPRVIADLSRLTDIKYADLKCVGHLYSMLLDKFNMNDLGADYIYTGDSPISFMLPNGLKEIVNYSAWQQAEQRENRHPLIPAYVYVQEGELHPALNFILAAINDLTPELLDRLKRDKTAVLMLHTQNEHAMPELRKCFFRLMNNGVQNPCVIKRAYGELTPDQMQLYAATDVGGLLIDGLGDGVMLGTELLPRQEKPEELQTIDRLNSLSFGILQAARTRMSKTEYISCPSCGRTLFDLQETTAMIRKRTDHLKGVKIGIMGCIVNGPGEMADADYGYVGVGKDKIALYRGQTVIKKSVPADRAVDELIELIREDDKWIEPVALEE, from the coding sequence ATGAATAAGTCTTATAGCCCAAGCCTGGTGGAGTACAAGCGTCGTAAAACGCGTGTTGTAAACATCGGAGGTGTGCCAGTGGGCGGTGATAACCCCATCCGGGTACAGTCGATGACGACGGTGGATACGATGGATACCATGGGCTCCGTAGAGCAGTGCATCCGCATGATCGAAGCAGGCTGCGAATACATACGGATTACCGCGCCAAGTATAAAAGAGGCCGAAAACCTCCAGAATATAAAGGAGGAGCTGCACAAGCAGGGATACAGCGTACCGCTTATTGCCGACATCCACTTTACACCGAACGCTGCCGAGGTGGCAGCCCGTATTGTGGAGAAGGTGCGGGTGAACCCGGGGAACTATGCCGATAAAAAGAAGTTCCAGGTGATTGAGTACGACGATGTTTCCTACCAGGCAGAGCTCGACCGCATTCGCGAGCGCTTTGTGCCGCTGGTGCGCATCTGCCAGGAGCATGGCACCGCCATGCGCATCGGCACGAACCATGGCTCCCTGTCTGACCGCATCCTGAGCCGCTACGGCGACACGCCGCTGGGTATGGTGGAGAGTGCGCTGGAGTTTATCCGTATCTGCGAGGCAGAGGGGTACTATGATATTGTGATCTCCATGAAAGCCTCCAATACGCAGGTGATGGTGCAGGCTTACCGCCTGTTGGTGCAGAAGTTGGAGGAAGAGGGCTTGCAGCCCTACCCGCTGCACCTGGGCGTTACCGAGGCGGGTGAGGCAGAAGACGGCCGCATCAAGTCAGCGGTGGGCATCGGCACGCTGCTGGAGGATGGCCTGGGCGATACCGTACGCGTGTCGCTGACGGAGGCGCCGGAGGCTGAGGCCCCTGTTGCACAGGCACTGATTGACAGGTATACCCACCGCGCAGCGAAAGCGCAACCGATAAAGCCGATCTGCAACGTACCGATTGATCCTTTCCAATACCACCGCCGCGAGGCAGTGGAAGTGGAGAACCTCGGCGGTCTGAACGTTCCGCGCGTTATAGCTGACCTAAGCCGGTTAACTGATATCAAGTATGCTGACCTGAAGTGCGTTGGCCACCTATACTCCATGTTGCTGGATAAGTTTAACATGAACGACCTGGGTGCCGACTACATCTATACCGGCGACTCGCCGATCAGCTTTATGCTGCCGAACGGCCTGAAGGAGATTGTGAACTACAGCGCGTGGCAGCAGGCTGAGCAGCGCGAGAACCGACACCCCTTGATACCTGCTTATGTGTATGTGCAGGAGGGGGAGCTGCACCCGGCGCTCAACTTTATACTTGCCGCCATCAACGACCTTACTCCTGAGCTGTTGGACAGGCTAAAGCGGGATAAAACGGCAGTGCTGATGCTGCACACGCAAAACGAGCACGCCATGCCGGAGCTGCGCAAGTGCTTTTTCAGGCTGATGAACAATGGCGTGCAAAACCCTTGTGTCATCAAGCGTGCCTATGGCGAGCTGACGCCCGACCAGATGCAATTGTACGCTGCTACAGACGTAGGAGGCCTTTTGATAGACGGTTTGGGAGATGGCGTGATGCTGGGAACGGAGCTGCTGCCGCGCCAGGAGAAGCCGGAGGAGCTGCAGACCATCGACAGGCTCAACAGCCTGAGCTTTGGTATTCTGCAGGCCGCCCGCACGCGCATGAGCAAAACGGAGTACATCAGCTGCCCAAGCTGCGGCCGCACACTGTTCGACCTGCAGGAGACCACCGCCATGATCCGCAAGCGCACCGATCACCTGAAAGGGGTGAAGATCGGCATTATGGGCTGCATTGTGAACGGCCCGGGCGAAATGGCTGACGCTGACTATGGCTACGTGGGCGTCGGTAAAGACAAAATTGCGCTGTACCGCGGGCAGACTGTGATTAAGAAGTCTGTGCCCGCCGACCGTGCCGTGGATGAGCTGATTGAGCTGATCCGGGAGGATGATAAGTGGATAGAGCCTGTTGCGCTGGAGGAATAG
- a CDS encoding ABC transporter permease: protein MNLLENIREGLRAIRSNLLRTILTGLIISIGIMSLVGILTAVDSMKYSLTQTFSNLGANAFDIRRKGMNNRGSREGRVEKVYPQIDYNQARQYKEVMKDEARVSLSAFISGATIVKSESEKTNPNISVVAADEDYMLNNNLNLAKGRDFSTFEQEQGTNVAIIGDELATTLFKNKDAIGEYITFLGRRFKVVGQMEKAGSSMGGSSDRRVLIPLETGRQIPRTGNAELNFDIKTAIFRANELNYVMGEATGKMRNIRQDALGQEDSFEIRRSDSLVQSLDEISGYLKWGGGVIGFITLLGASVGLMNIMMVSVNERTREIGVRKALGATAHQIRQQFLIEAIVICILGGLLGILLGVLMGNGIALLIADGAGFFVPWLWVFVGLTICVLVGVISGYYPAFKASKLDPIESLRYE, encoded by the coding sequence ATGAACCTACTCGAAAATATACGGGAGGGCCTCAGGGCCATCCGAAGCAACCTGCTCCGCACCATCCTGACCGGCCTGATTATCTCCATCGGCATCATGTCTTTGGTGGGAATCCTGACGGCGGTGGACAGCATGAAGTACTCCCTTACCCAGACCTTCTCTAACCTCGGGGCCAACGCTTTCGACATCCGGCGCAAAGGCATGAACAACCGCGGCAGCCGGGAGGGGCGTGTGGAGAAAGTGTACCCGCAAATTGACTACAACCAGGCCCGGCAGTACAAGGAGGTGATGAAGGATGAGGCCCGCGTCAGCCTTTCTGCCTTTATATCCGGGGCCACCATCGTGAAAAGCGAGTCGGAGAAGACCAATCCGAACATTAGCGTGGTGGCGGCTGATGAGGACTACATGCTCAACAACAACCTGAACCTGGCCAAAGGGCGCGACTTCTCGACGTTTGAGCAGGAGCAGGGCACCAACGTGGCCATCATCGGGGATGAGCTGGCAACAACGCTTTTCAAGAACAAGGACGCTATTGGCGAGTACATCACCTTTCTGGGCCGCCGCTTTAAAGTAGTGGGGCAGATGGAAAAAGCCGGCAGCAGCATGGGGGGCAGCAGCGACCGCCGCGTGCTGATACCGCTGGAGACAGGGCGTCAGATTCCAAGAACCGGTAATGCGGAACTTAACTTTGATATTAAAACGGCCATTTTCCGGGCCAATGAGCTGAACTACGTGATGGGAGAGGCGACCGGCAAGATGCGCAACATCCGCCAGGATGCGCTGGGCCAGGAAGACTCCTTTGAGATTCGCCGCTCCGACTCCCTGGTGCAGAGCCTGGATGAGATATCAGGCTACCTGAAATGGGGTGGCGGGGTAATCGGTTTCATTACGCTGCTGGGTGCCTCGGTAGGTTTGATGAACATTATGATGGTGTCGGTGAACGAGCGCACCCGCGAGATCGGGGTTCGGAAAGCCTTGGGGGCAACCGCTCACCAGATCCGGCAGCAGTTCCTGATCGAGGCCATCGTGATCTGCATCCTCGGTGGTCTGCTCGGTATTCTGCTGGGAGTACTGATGGGGAACGGGATCGCCTTGCTGATTGCGGACGGTGCCGGCTTCTTTGTGCCGTGGCTGTGGGTGTTTGTCGGCCTGACGATTTGCGTGCTCGTTGGCGTGATCTCCGGGTACTACCCGGCCTTCAAGGCCTCTAAGCTGGACCCGATCGAGTCGCTGCGCTACGAGTAG